A single window of Candidatus Planktophila sp. DNA harbors:
- the ftsY gene encoding signal recognition particle-docking protein FtsY, with protein MGLFSKFIAKVKGENYFAPADWKELESELLASDIGPSLTHKLLETARKVKSENAQEALIETLTAHLCTKSRLPLINPEGATVIMIVGVNGTGKTTSVAKLAAHIKKSGSSVIVAAGDTFRAAAVEQLQTWGERIGVEVISGKTSGDPASVAFDGVKKAKQEAVDYLVIDTAGRLHNKSDLMDELEKVKRVVEKVSPVNEVLLTIDATTGQNGLAQARVFSSAVEVTGIILTKIDGSARGGIALAIESELDIPIKWIGTGETESDFAPFDSEAYILGLLA; from the coding sequence ATGGGTCTGTTTAGTAAGTTCATTGCCAAAGTCAAGGGAGAAAATTATTTTGCGCCTGCAGACTGGAAAGAGCTCGAGAGTGAGCTGTTAGCTTCAGATATTGGCCCCTCTCTCACACACAAACTTCTGGAAACTGCACGGAAAGTGAAGAGTGAGAATGCTCAAGAGGCGTTAATCGAAACTCTGACTGCACATTTGTGTACCAAATCTCGATTGCCCCTCATCAATCCAGAAGGTGCGACGGTAATCATGATAGTTGGAGTAAACGGAACAGGTAAAACCACTTCGGTGGCGAAATTGGCCGCGCATATTAAGAAATCCGGTTCCTCCGTGATTGTTGCAGCCGGAGATACTTTTCGCGCTGCTGCAGTTGAACAGTTGCAGACGTGGGGTGAACGCATAGGCGTAGAGGTTATTTCAGGTAAGACTAGCGGGGATCCAGCCTCCGTAGCCTTCGATGGAGTAAAAAAAGCTAAGCAGGAGGCGGTCGATTATTTAGTCATAGATACCGCAGGACGGTTGCACAACAAGAGTGATCTTATGGATGAGTTAGAGAAGGTAAAGAGGGTTGTTGAAAAAGTATCGCCGGTGAATGAAGTCTTATTAACAATCGATGCGACTACCGGCCAAAATGGATTGGCACAAGCAAGGGTTTTCTCGTCTGCGGTAGAGGTCACTGGAATAATTCTTACAAAGATAGATGGAAGCGCACGTGGCGGGATTGCTCTAGCCATTGAGAGTGAGCTTGATATACCTATTAAATGGATTGGAACCGGTGAGACTGAGAGCGATTTCGCTCCCTTTGACTCAGAGGCATACATACTGGGGCTACTTGCGTAA
- a CDS encoding ammonium transporter encodes MTETVLNSGDTAWMLASTALVLLMTPGLAFFYGGMVRTKSVLNMMMMSFITIGIVSILWVIYGFELSFGYKADSPWYGNISFSGLGGMVNDFTNNGGIYPIPVLVFAAFQLMFAIITPALISGAIADRAKFVSWAVFVTIWTTIVYFPVAHWVFAFGNKVGDTVTGTGFLAGKGLEDFAGGTAVHVNAGAAALALAIVLGKRVGWRKESMRPHSLPLVLLGSGLLWFGWFGFNAGSALAANGTAGLAFINTQVATAGALIGWLIVEKLRNGHATSLGAASGAIAGLVAITPACAFVAPWAAVVIGLFAGIFCALAVGLKYKFGFDDSLDVVGVHLVGGVWGSLAIGLFGTSVVNSIGLDGLFYGGGTALLAKQALGVGMVAVYSFVVTLILGFAIEKTIGFRIKSDKEVEGIDLNEHAETAYEMSSSSRGGSF; translated from the coding sequence ATGACCGAAACAGTTTTGAACTCTGGCGATACGGCTTGGATGTTAGCAAGCACGGCTCTCGTACTACTCATGACACCAGGACTCGCATTTTTTTATGGTGGAATGGTTCGAACGAAGAGTGTTCTAAATATGATGATGATGTCGTTTATAACAATCGGCATCGTAAGTATTTTGTGGGTTATCTACGGTTTTGAATTATCCTTTGGATATAAGGCGGATTCACCGTGGTATGGAAATATTTCTTTTTCTGGTCTGGGCGGAATGGTAAATGATTTCACCAATAACGGAGGAATCTATCCAATTCCAGTTCTAGTTTTTGCAGCTTTTCAATTAATGTTCGCAATTATTACGCCAGCGCTCATCTCTGGAGCGATTGCAGATCGGGCCAAGTTTGTTTCGTGGGCTGTTTTTGTCACAATCTGGACGACGATTGTTTACTTCCCAGTTGCTCACTGGGTCTTTGCATTTGGAAATAAGGTCGGCGATACGGTTACGGGAACCGGCTTTCTTGCAGGCAAAGGTCTTGAAGATTTTGCGGGTGGTACTGCGGTGCACGTCAATGCAGGAGCGGCCGCTCTAGCACTTGCGATAGTTTTAGGTAAGCGAGTTGGATGGCGCAAAGAGTCAATGCGGCCACATTCATTGCCACTTGTTCTATTGGGTTCGGGTCTCTTGTGGTTTGGGTGGTTTGGTTTCAATGCCGGTTCTGCCTTAGCTGCCAATGGAACTGCAGGACTTGCATTCATAAATACTCAGGTCGCAACTGCTGGTGCACTCATTGGCTGGTTGATAGTTGAAAAACTACGTAATGGACATGCGACATCGCTCGGAGCAGCCTCTGGTGCAATTGCAGGCTTGGTGGCAATTACCCCTGCCTGTGCATTTGTAGCTCCTTGGGCCGCAGTTGTAATCGGTTTATTTGCCGGTATTTTCTGTGCACTTGCAGTCGGACTTAAATATAAGTTCGGCTTTGATGATTCTCTAGATGTTGTCGGAGTTCACTTAGTTGGTGGGGTTTGGGGTTCTCTTGCTATAGGTCTGTTTGGCACAAGCGTTGTCAATAGCATTGGATTAGATGGACTCTTCTACGGAGGGGGTACTGCTCTTCTTGCAAAGCAGGCTCTCGGAGTTGGAATGGTTGCAGTATATTCATTTGTCGTAACTTTGATTCTTGGATTTGCAATTGAAAAGACAATTGGTTTCCGCATCAAGTCCGACAAAGAGGTAGAGGGCATAGATTTGAACGAACATGCAGAAACCGCCTATGAAATGTCTAGTTCATCACGAGGAGGATCGTTCTAA
- a CDS encoding P-II family nitrogen regulator codes for MKLITAILKPFKLEDVKNALQAHGVTGMTVSEASGFGRQKGHTEVYRGAEYTVDLVPKVRLEVLTDDADADSVVDVIVKAASTGSIGDGKVWTTPVDQVVRVRTGERGSEAI; via the coding sequence ATGAAACTTATAACTGCAATCTTAAAGCCATTTAAGTTAGAGGATGTCAAGAATGCACTTCAAGCACATGGTGTAACTGGAATGACCGTGTCAGAGGCCAGTGGTTTCGGACGTCAAAAAGGTCATACTGAGGTTTATCGAGGTGCTGAATACACCGTTGACCTAGTGCCCAAAGTTCGCCTTGAAGTTCTAACTGATGATGCCGATGCAGACTCAGTTGTTGATGTGATTGTCAAAGCTGCTTCAACAGGTTCAATTGGTGATGGAAAGGTTTGGACCACACCAGTAGATCAAGTTGTTCGTGTTCGCACGGGTGAACGCGGGTCGGAGGCAATCTAA
- a CDS encoding [protein-PII] uridylyltransferase has protein sequence MGTRERRERSNESDRALHSLFYSSANEYLKVNGEKGVALAAVGGYGRGELAPGSDLDILILHQGQFSHEKLAAFVNALLYPLWDKFSVDHSVRTQSETGKASTSDLRVALGLLDIRLIAGDASMVASVLYENLKTWQRNSRARLPELKTSMAIRHERSGELAYLLEPDLKEARGGLRDISALRAIALSGSVPVPLERISWAESTLNNVRETLHTTTGRNKDRLLFQEQDKVASALGYIDADAMMSEVAKAARLVDYLLEYTWHLLDHKGRDGLGRYLRKPRTVSVAKNISVSSNEIVIDPLISFSKDRVIGLRAAATAAQLGLPIALETCALITESLINGSGTLPTPWPREARENLIALIGAGESMVRIFESLDQEEIIFWWIPEWRPLRSLAQRNALHHHTVDRHMVETAVQAAKLTRKVHRPDLLLFAALFHDIGKGEIEDHSVRGERLIAPLAARIGFTSADVTTLQILVRHHLLLSATATRRDLDDPATIASIIEVIPDLNTLELLHALSIADGEATGSTGWSDWKASLVGDLVNRVRRTMSGSMIAEQPALTQEQLVMAQTGVLTVNLAPHASGYSIEIVSPDKPGLLSLVAGVLNTARLDVKSARTKSHGPSAVMYWIVTPEPHAPEMTQVKLRNEIVKAFEDSTLVEEKLIARAKAYATIPSIPVPPPEIVYFNNAATDATVIEVRSHDRPGLLFRIGSAITQSRVDINSAIVTTLGAEAIDTLYVTELGGGALSSARAEEVTAKLRLALK, from the coding sequence ATGGGTACGCGTGAGAGAAGAGAGCGGTCGAACGAGAGCGATCGCGCTCTTCACTCACTTTTTTACAGCTCTGCAAACGAATACTTAAAAGTTAATGGCGAGAAAGGAGTAGCGCTAGCGGCAGTTGGTGGTTATGGTCGTGGAGAGCTTGCACCTGGCTCGGATCTGGACATTCTGATACTTCATCAAGGGCAATTTTCACATGAAAAACTCGCTGCATTTGTTAATGCTCTCCTTTACCCACTGTGGGATAAGTTCTCTGTCGATCACTCGGTACGGACACAAAGCGAGACTGGCAAAGCATCTACAAGTGATCTAAGAGTGGCACTTGGCTTACTCGATATCCGATTGATTGCCGGCGATGCCAGCATGGTTGCCAGTGTCTTATATGAAAACCTAAAGACATGGCAGAGAAATTCGCGCGCACGGCTTCCAGAGTTAAAAACTTCTATGGCCATTCGTCACGAGCGCTCAGGGGAGTTGGCCTATCTTCTTGAACCAGATTTAAAAGAGGCACGCGGGGGATTACGCGATATCAGTGCTCTGCGTGCTATTGCATTATCTGGCAGCGTTCCTGTGCCGCTTGAACGCATCAGTTGGGCTGAATCAACACTCAATAACGTGCGCGAAACGTTGCACACAACTACTGGGCGCAACAAAGATCGACTGCTTTTTCAAGAGCAGGACAAAGTTGCCTCTGCACTTGGTTATATCGATGCCGATGCCATGATGAGCGAAGTCGCAAAAGCGGCACGGTTAGTTGATTATCTTCTTGAGTACACGTGGCATTTACTCGATCACAAAGGGCGAGATGGTCTAGGTCGTTATTTACGAAAACCTCGGACCGTTTCTGTGGCGAAAAACATTAGCGTCAGCAGTAATGAGATTGTCATCGACCCACTAATCTCATTTTCTAAAGATCGCGTTATCGGGCTACGTGCGGCGGCAACGGCTGCTCAGCTAGGTTTACCCATTGCACTGGAAACCTGTGCCCTGATTACCGAATCTCTGATAAATGGGAGCGGCACATTGCCGACTCCCTGGCCACGTGAGGCGAGAGAGAACCTTATTGCACTTATTGGCGCTGGCGAATCGATGGTTCGAATTTTTGAAAGCCTTGATCAAGAGGAGATAATTTTCTGGTGGATCCCTGAATGGCGCCCACTTCGATCTTTGGCTCAGCGAAATGCGCTGCATCATCACACTGTTGATCGACATATGGTTGAAACCGCTGTACAGGCCGCAAAGTTAACGAGAAAAGTACATAGACCGGATTTATTGCTTTTCGCAGCGCTCTTTCATGACATTGGTAAAGGAGAGATCGAAGATCACTCTGTTCGCGGAGAACGATTAATCGCTCCACTTGCTGCTCGAATAGGTTTCACATCAGCCGATGTCACTACACTTCAAATTTTAGTGAGGCACCACCTTTTACTCTCTGCAACTGCAACGCGTCGTGATTTAGATGATCCAGCAACAATCGCTTCAATTATTGAAGTTATTCCCGATTTGAACACCCTTGAACTCTTGCACGCTTTGAGCATCGCCGATGGGGAAGCGACAGGGAGTACAGGCTGGAGTGACTGGAAGGCATCTCTGGTGGGCGATCTAGTAAATCGAGTCAGACGCACAATGTCGGGATCTATGATTGCCGAGCAGCCGGCACTTACTCAAGAACAATTAGTGATGGCACAAACTGGCGTTTTAACGGTAAATCTTGCACCTCACGCAAGTGGATACTCCATTGAAATTGTTTCACCCGATAAACCCGGCCTTCTTTCTCTAGTTGCAGGAGTGCTCAATACTGCGCGCTTAGATGTTAAATCAGCGCGTACAAAGAGCCATGGACCATCGGCCGTAATGTACTGGATCGTTACGCCAGAGCCGCACGCTCCAGAGATGACGCAGGTAAAACTGCGAAATGAGATTGTGAAGGCATTTGAAGATTCAACTCTTGTGGAGGAAAAATTGATTGCTCGCGCCAAGGCCTACGCAACAATTCCGAGTATTCCTGTACCGCCTCCTGAAATTGTTTATTTCAACAACGCGGCAACCGATGCCACGGTTATTGAGGTAAGAAGCCATGACCGACCCGGACTCCTATTTAGAATTGGTTCGGCGATTACCCAATCTAGAGTCGATATTAATTCGGCAATAGTTACCACTTTAGGTGCTGAGGCGATCGATACCCTCTACGTCACTGAGCTAGGTGGGGGGGCTTTGAGCAGTGCGCGAGCTGAAGAGGTAACGGCGAAACTGCGCTTAGCCCTGAAGTAG
- the ffh gene encoding signal recognition particle protein → MFDTLTTRLSATFTSLRTRGKISKGDIESTCAEIREALLESDVALEVVEVFIAQISVKATAALETIQSGTSQANAVFEIVNASLIEILGGQTRRVRFSKNPPTVIMLAGLQGAGKTTLAGKLAKFYSDQGNTPLLVASDLQRPNAVTQLQVVGESVGIPVFAPEVGNGVGDPVEVARAGVAFAKAKLYNMVIVDTAGRLGVDADLMKQASEIRDAIKPDEILFVVDAMIGQDAVRTSQAFLNGVGFDGVVLTKLDGDARGGAALSIASLTKRPIMFASTGEKLTDFDIFYPERMASRILGMGDVATLAESAKKAFDTQTSAKLEAKFASGEDFTLEDFLEQLSAMSKMGSISKLMGMLPGSGAFKKQIEGFDEGEISRTTAIVQSMTPNERREPKILNGSRRARIALGAGRKVSDVNNLVDRFSAAQKMMKQLRNGAMPAGMSGMGMPPVKAPVSAPKKKSKSGNPAKRALEESQ, encoded by the coding sequence ATGTTTGACACACTTACTACGCGCCTTAGTGCCACGTTTACATCACTACGCACTCGCGGGAAAATATCTAAGGGCGATATTGAATCAACGTGTGCAGAGATTCGAGAGGCTCTACTTGAATCTGATGTGGCGCTAGAAGTTGTTGAGGTTTTTATAGCTCAAATATCGGTTAAAGCAACGGCTGCACTTGAAACAATTCAATCTGGTACTAGCCAAGCCAATGCAGTCTTCGAGATTGTGAATGCTTCACTCATTGAAATACTTGGCGGTCAAACCCGCAGAGTACGTTTTTCAAAAAATCCACCAACGGTCATCATGTTGGCAGGTCTCCAAGGTGCGGGCAAAACTACTTTGGCTGGTAAATTGGCAAAATTCTATTCTGACCAGGGCAACACTCCCTTACTTGTCGCCTCTGATTTACAACGTCCAAATGCAGTGACCCAACTTCAAGTCGTAGGTGAGAGCGTTGGAATACCGGTTTTTGCGCCTGAAGTTGGTAATGGTGTGGGCGATCCTGTAGAAGTTGCGCGTGCAGGGGTGGCCTTTGCTAAAGCAAAGTTGTACAACATGGTTATCGTCGATACCGCTGGACGTTTAGGTGTTGATGCAGATTTAATGAAACAGGCAAGTGAAATTCGCGATGCGATTAAACCAGATGAAATTTTATTTGTTGTTGATGCAATGATTGGCCAAGATGCCGTCCGCACTTCGCAGGCATTTCTAAATGGAGTTGGATTTGATGGCGTTGTTTTAACTAAACTCGATGGAGATGCGCGCGGTGGTGCAGCACTTTCGATTGCATCATTGACAAAACGTCCAATTATGTTTGCTTCGACCGGTGAAAAACTAACTGACTTTGATATTTTCTATCCAGAGCGAATGGCATCTCGAATTTTAGGCATGGGTGATGTTGCAACTCTGGCTGAATCTGCAAAGAAGGCATTTGATACTCAAACCTCTGCCAAACTAGAAGCAAAGTTTGCAAGTGGCGAGGATTTCACTCTGGAGGATTTCCTGGAGCAACTCAGTGCTATGTCAAAGATGGGATCTATCTCTAAATTAATGGGGATGTTGCCAGGTTCTGGGGCGTTTAAAAAGCAGATAGAGGGCTTTGATGAGGGCGAAATTTCCCGCACCACGGCAATTGTTCAATCGATGACTCCGAACGAGCGTCGGGAGCCAAAAATTCTCAATGGCTCTCGCAGAGCGCGTATCGCTTTGGGGGCTGGGCGCAAGGTTTCAGATGTCAATAATCTCGTAGATCGCTTTAGTGCGGCACAGAAGATGATGAAGCAGCTTCGAAACGGGGCGATGCCTGCTGGAATGAGCGGGATGGGAATGCCACCAGTAAAAGCCCCAGTGAGCGCTCCTAAAAAGAAGTCTAAATCTGGTAATCCAGCTAAGCGTGCCCTTGAAGAGTCACAATAA
- the rpsP gene encoding 30S ribosomal protein S16 produces the protein MTYIQQEIPFLATKIRLMRMGKIRTPFFRVVVSDSRKARNGLSIEEIGRYVPGQEPSLIEINSERALYWLGVGAQPSEAVEALLKITGDWQKHKGLPGTEGTLRVAAPRVGKHVAYEAAVKNAMDEPKEGATTLKKKAQEKLAAKANPVEAVSEPEKILESSEVPAEVVTTEAVLETPAPEVTAEVVVVSEVPAPEVTTDVVVETEAVAE, from the coding sequence ATGACATACATACAACAGGAGATACCTTTCTTGGCTACAAAAATTCGTTTAATGCGCATGGGCAAAATCCGCACACCGTTTTTCCGCGTCGTGGTCTCTGACTCACGCAAAGCACGCAACGGTCTTTCGATTGAAGAGATCGGTCGTTATGTTCCAGGACAAGAGCCATCTCTTATTGAGATTAACTCAGAGCGCGCTCTGTACTGGCTCGGTGTTGGAGCTCAACCATCCGAGGCAGTAGAGGCGCTTCTGAAAATTACTGGAGATTGGCAAAAGCATAAAGGACTTCCAGGAACTGAGGGCACTCTTCGCGTTGCAGCACCACGAGTAGGAAAGCATGTTGCCTACGAGGCTGCAGTTAAGAATGCAATGGATGAGCCTAAAGAGGGCGCAACAACATTAAAGAAGAAGGCGCAGGAGAAGTTAGCTGCAAAGGCGAACCCGGTGGAAGCTGTGTCCGAACCAGAAAAAATTCTAGAGTCGTCCGAGGTTCCAGCTGAAGTTGTGACTACCGAAGCAGTGCTTGAGACACCAGCTCCAGAGGTGACTGCAGAAGTTGTGGTTGTGTCCGAGGTTCCAGCCCCAGAAGTGACTACAGATGTTGTAGTTGAAACAGAAGCGGTTGCCGAATAA
- a CDS encoding RNA-binding protein produces MMDEALEHLVKGIVDNPDDVVVTEKTHRRGTTLEVRVNPEDIGKVIGRNGRTAKALRTVVSALAGRTVRVDLVESDEPN; encoded by the coding sequence ATGATGGATGAGGCCCTCGAGCATTTAGTAAAAGGGATCGTCGATAATCCCGATGATGTCGTCGTTACTGAAAAGACGCATCGTCGTGGAACAACTCTTGAGGTTCGTGTAAATCCTGAAGATATCGGCAAAGTAATTGGACGCAATGGTCGCACCGCTAAAGCGCTGCGCACTGTTGTTAGCGCGCTCGCAGGTCGCACAGTACGTGTGGATCTTGTCGAGAGCGACGAACCTAATTAA
- the rimM gene encoding ribosome maturation factor RimM (Essential for efficient processing of 16S rRNA), with translation MRLLVGRIGRAHGILGEATIEVRSDDPDTRFAVGEKLQSDEHGVLTITSGRVHNGILLLGFAGYNDRNQIEKLRNTLLYAEVNINEVREDADEYHVLQLIGCQAFLENGLLFGEVTDVINLPSQDLLAIKTQHNEVLIPFVHQLVPIVDITAKRLVVIPPIMSEVTT, from the coding sequence ATGCGATTACTCGTAGGGCGAATTGGTCGAGCCCATGGAATCCTGGGTGAAGCGACTATTGAAGTTCGAAGTGATGATCCAGATACTCGCTTTGCCGTCGGTGAAAAACTGCAAAGTGACGAGCATGGGGTTTTAACAATCACTTCAGGGCGAGTGCATAATGGAATTTTGCTCTTGGGTTTTGCCGGCTACAACGATCGAAATCAGATTGAAAAACTTCGCAATACGCTTTTGTACGCCGAAGTTAATATTAATGAAGTTCGCGAGGATGCCGATGAATACCACGTCCTCCAGTTAATTGGTTGCCAAGCTTTTCTTGAAAATGGTCTTCTATTTGGTGAGGTTACCGATGTCATTAATCTGCCAAGCCAAGATTTATTAGCCATTAAAACTCAACACAACGAAGTGTTAATTCCATTTGTTCATCAACTTGTGCCAATAGTAGATATCACGGCAAAACGTTTAGTTGTAATACCTCCTATTATGAGCGAGGTTACGACATGA
- the trmD gene encoding tRNA (guanosine(37)-N1)-methyltransferase TrmD, producing MKIEAVTIFPDYFAPLKLSLLGKASEAGIVEFHIHDLRSYADNNHHAVDDTPYGGGAGMVMLPEVWGLALDPLMVEDTDLIILTPAGKRFNQPMAEALSSASHIVFACGRYEGIDDRVRQHYSTQLYSSRNIRVHEVSIGDYVLGGGEVASLVMIEAITRLLPGVLGNPLSLNEESHNEDGYLEYPNFTKPSNWRDIPVPEILLGGNHGEIAKWRAEQARKRAEKNI from the coding sequence ATGAAAATAGAGGCTGTAACAATCTTCCCCGATTATTTTGCGCCACTAAAATTGTCGTTGTTAGGCAAAGCAAGTGAGGCTGGAATAGTTGAGTTTCATATTCATGATTTGCGTAGTTATGCAGATAATAATCACCATGCAGTGGATGACACACCTTACGGCGGCGGTGCTGGAATGGTGATGCTGCCTGAAGTTTGGGGATTGGCTCTTGATCCACTGATGGTTGAAGACACTGATTTAATTATTCTAACTCCAGCCGGAAAGCGATTTAATCAACCCATGGCGGAAGCTTTATCTTCAGCTTCACACATTGTATTTGCCTGTGGTCGTTATGAAGGTATCGATGATCGAGTTCGCCAACACTATTCAACGCAACTCTATTCATCGAGAAATATCCGTGTGCATGAAGTTTCGATTGGCGATTATGTTTTAGGCGGGGGCGAAGTTGCATCCTTAGTCATGATTGAAGCAATTACACGTCTTTTACCTGGTGTGCTTGGAAACCCACTATCTTTGAATGAGGAGTCACATAACGAAGATGGCTACCTCGAGTACCCAAACTTTACTAAACCATCAAACTGGCGAGATATCCCTGTTCCTGAGATTTTATTAGGTGGAAATCATGGAGAAATCGCTAAGTGGCGTGCTGAACAAGCCAGAAAACGCGCCGAAAAAAATATCTAA
- a CDS encoding acyl-ACP desaturase — translation MGNEADEIQARLIRDLEPVVTVELERHLSVQKNWYPHEYVPWSEGRNFAGPLNGDAWEAKDSRLTPVAQDSLVLNLLTEDNLPSYHTEIAISMGRDGAWGTWIERWTAEEARHSIVIRDYLMATRGVDPYELEDLRLAHMSLGYQTPYENDMVHTIAYVSFQELATRISHRNTGKISNDPIAENMMQRIALDENLHMLFYRNTLSAALDLEPNATMRAITDVVTNFGMPGANMPGFGRKAVQIALAGIYDMQQHLDEVIAPVLRAWKIFERTDLTGDGLKARDDLAFFLDKTAQEASRFNEKREVYFERLVARGQEPHRLLK, via the coding sequence ATGGGTAATGAAGCCGATGAGATTCAAGCACGGTTAATTCGCGATCTCGAACCAGTAGTCACAGTTGAACTCGAACGGCATTTAAGCGTTCAAAAGAACTGGTATCCACACGAGTATGTCCCATGGTCGGAGGGCAGGAATTTTGCTGGTCCACTCAATGGTGATGCGTGGGAGGCAAAAGATTCACGATTAACTCCCGTTGCTCAAGACTCTTTAGTTTTAAATCTTTTAACCGAAGACAATTTGCCGAGTTATCACACAGAGATTGCTATCTCTATGGGCCGCGATGGGGCATGGGGAACATGGATTGAACGCTGGACTGCCGAAGAGGCGCGCCACAGCATTGTTATTCGTGATTACTTAATGGCGACTCGTGGAGTTGATCCGTATGAACTCGAAGATCTGCGCTTGGCCCATATGTCATTGGGTTATCAAACGCCGTATGAAAACGATATGGTGCACACAATCGCTTATGTCTCTTTCCAAGAGCTAGCCACACGTATTTCGCATCGAAATACCGGCAAGATTTCAAATGATCCGATCGCTGAAAACATGATGCAACGTATCGCTTTAGATGAAAATCTTCACATGCTTTTCTATCGTAATACTCTCAGCGCAGCGTTAGATCTGGAGCCTAATGCGACGATGCGAGCAATTACCGACGTAGTAACTAACTTTGGAATGCCTGGTGCGAACATGCCAGGCTTTGGTCGCAAGGCGGTGCAGATTGCACTGGCTGGAATTTATGACATGCAGCAGCATTTGGATGAGGTCATTGCACCGGTTTTGCGTGCATGGAAGATTTTTGAACGTACTGATCTGACTGGAGATGGCCTTAAAGCTCGTGATGATTTAGCTTTCTTCCTTGATAAAACTGCACAGGAGGCCAGTCGCTTTAATGAAAAACGTGAAGTTTATTTTGAACGTTTGGTTGCACGGGGGCAGGAGCCGCACCGGCTCTTGAAATAA
- a CDS encoding SDR family NAD(P)-dependent oxidoreductase → MKELKNKVALVTGAGRGIGRAISIALAQEGAQLILTGRDMSALNETSRIITELKCGPAPYVSHMDVLNSTEIQQCVNSSLEIYGQIDILVNNSGITGKSARLWELSEAEWDEGIDTNLKAPFLVSKAVIPSMLERKTGSIIFIGSITGKRPLIDRSVYAASKLGMVGMMRTLALELARHNIRVNLISPGFVEGPRLDGVIAQVASRESVSPQEMNTKWQEMVPTGKFISPENIAQGVLFFASERSGGTTGEDLNISGGLVMYS, encoded by the coding sequence ATGAAAGAGTTAAAGAATAAAGTTGCGCTTGTAACGGGTGCGGGCCGAGGCATTGGTCGAGCAATCAGTATCGCATTAGCGCAGGAAGGCGCTCAACTCATTCTTACTGGAAGAGATATGTCGGCCCTGAATGAAACGTCTCGAATAATCACTGAATTGAAGTGCGGACCTGCTCCTTATGTCTCACACATGGATGTTTTGAACTCAACAGAAATACAGCAGTGTGTTAATTCATCGCTAGAGATTTACGGTCAGATTGATATCTTAGTTAACAACAGTGGAATAACTGGAAAATCCGCTCGTTTGTGGGAGCTCAGTGAGGCTGAATGGGATGAGGGAATTGATACGAATCTGAAAGCACCATTCTTAGTTTCTAAAGCCGTTATACCTTCAATGCTTGAGCGCAAAACTGGATCGATTATCTTCATCGGCTCTATTACTGGAAAACGACCGCTCATTGACCGCAGTGTCTATGCCGCGTCAAAACTTGGCATGGTAGGAATGATGCGAACTTTAGCTTTAGAGCTTGCTAGGCATAACATTCGGGTAAATCTCATTTCACCTGGCTTTGTTGAAGGGCCACGCCTTGATGGTGTAATCGCCCAAGTTGCCAGTCGAGAAAGCGTTTCGCCGCAAGAGATGAATACGAAGTGGCAGGAAATGGTTCCTACAGGAAAATTTATTTCACCAGAAAACATTGCACAGGGAGTTTTATTTTTTGCAAGTGAAAGATCTGGCGGTACGACCGGTGAGGATCTCAATATTTCAGGTGGATTAGTGATGTATTCATGA